The Styela clava chromosome 10, kaStyClav1.hap1.2, whole genome shotgun sequence genome window below encodes:
- the LOC120337436 gene encoding uncharacterized protein LOC120337436, with protein sequence MKICVAIAAICLMATVAKTEVSESQIFMQETVRSLFCRIDDVGRVPCLKGNITEEKCKKTPGCCFSMDGETDEVNCFKMNSKKIVRQEVEENEMYAAFLIDEEDRRKAGDITVDYYINCYYGHYYTGCDKMCTWYPWGAWSGCEGKCGVALQRRFRRCKGCVPGEGNCIGNSEEHKRCSQPIGQICGYWSGWSGYSTCSASCGKGYRTKTRQCNGGESGQDGCIGTTTEKEECNGGSGYFHSWSQWSACSASCGGGVRVRTQMHSCGYAPNEDQETCNIRSCCGKLAWSSWTPCSVTCNMGTQSRTRKDICPYIGIEKETKTCHAGPGNYGAWSPWGACSQTCAGGYQRRAKVHSCGEADHYETQSCGSAGHYQQWSEWSSCSQSCIGGIRSRMRSHTCGKPVDVESEPCGSPGNYYQWQAWSACSSSCPGGEMIRYRFHQCSGIKDAEKQHCGQAGGYSNWGYWSACSQSCYGGSRTRLRYQVCGGQEDVESESCGGAGEWGDYSPWSTCTKQCGTGQRYRSRVHSCPNTLDVYPMIAYSTNGVEKQEESCNTNPCCQYYEWTAWSGCTVTCGQGTQTRKRENSCPAIASKSETQYCYAGEGVYMPWGQWSACSQSCPGGTRQRRQAHSCEKPDQIETQYCGVDPGYGPWSEWTPCSKTCGGGYTMRQRYTICGNKEAETETMSCNTNPGVYLPFGEWSRCSATCPGGQMIRVAKHTCGGEEKVEVGECGGPGGYGIWSTWGSCSSTCKGEQTRYQVHSCGLTPNYEKRVCGQGGSWGEYTSWSQCSASCFGGVQYRQRYHSCNTQEEGGIDRDERVCGDAPSYGPWSYWGPCSVSCGKGVQKRSAVGICGNVEKYEQRTCGTKQCCQLLSWGPWGACSATCFNGLQERTRTSTCSNGVPIGIEHRNCSGGDGMYNMWSSWTSCQIICGVQTIQTRRRTHTCLTTEDVDSRDCPVAVCAKWSPWGPWSACSKSCYEGSKTRSRFCIPGTAGDSDCAGDSLETLPCLISTGSWTNWGGWSLCTKTCNGGTMSRTRTHTCGKSSMKETSYCNTHPGEWKMWSAWSVCTKTCGGGYRKRFRGHTCGQPDEVLTEDCNTHSGEYFNWSQWSVCTQTCAGGNRTRMREHSCGLPPQVVVESCNTQQGEFLMWSAWSSCSQTCGGGTRTRSRGHSCGLGNQLDQVSCNEDICPYWSGWTAWSACSATCLSGSRTRSRECQGGVTGIDEGCRGSRTEVEECFAGEGGWSMWSMWTMCTATCNGGFRTRERLHSCSGRIEVTREECNTSPGAYTIWSTWSTCSKSCGSGMRFRSRSHTCGLPDEQETGYCIVTEGYYLEWSQWSECSEKCNGGVRTRSRSHTCGVISSLDESEQCNTHACAYWGGWSNYGPCTLSCGPGSFQTRTRKCIGGNPGDGYCFEGTSSTVPCEELNCCDWDWSGWSQCCRQSNGAQVRLRMRGNSCGMGWEEQTENCEPGFVTRISCSNDEKVWSDDNGSTSYPTAMAYKEFYIRLSPSRSMRRLFIAISLCLAVSVSAEENGGKTSEALGMLLERAKEMMCEIPSKEREKCFKGRVTKRKCNRFSLCCYDDNDQKPECYKVRAFQEVHNEIVEAQLYEASYENEEGTQRKTTDALLLMSLRCMYDKTYPGCQGHVRPHTNVSPTFIPGIPGYRVTTQPPTLPVVSTTSSPKCHWWPWGAWSNCEGYCGVGVQKRMRRCSGCIPGEGQCLGNCYSYKRCANPAGQACAYWSGWSEFSACSTTCGEGTRKKTRSCYGGKVGEKGCLGEPTISETCNVGDGQYLNWGEWSTCSVSCGSGFKTRKQIHTCDKEPNTEVETCNTQVCCGRLQWSAWTACSASCNKGFQLRKRSDVCPDIPEETETTVCDAGPGNYGDWSLWGACSSTCEGGQQIRRRKHSCGIQDEIESRECGNTGYYMTWSDWSTCSQSCVGGLQVRNRLHSCGKPEESESRKCGRPGEYSPWQSWSACTKSCPGGTMSRVRFHTCSDESDVNTIECGKDAGFSNWGFWSACSSSCPGGRKTRSRYGICSNEHETETESCGASGSWGDYSSWSVCTKHCGGGMTYRTRIHSCPTTLPGNGSSGTEREEKACNTKPCCSYNVWSPWSACSVTCEFGTQKRYKTNTCPEIPKEAETMFCNAGPGQYGEWSAWSTCSSSCPGGQQTRVQKHSCGRDDSVETRFCGEDAGYGAWQQWSTCSKTCGGGVSIRQRFHICERKDAETETRICNDEPGSYLPFGAWSRCSKTCPGGQKIRYAKHTCGLKDKVEVEECGGPGEFMDWSQWTQCSSTCNGEQMRTRFHSCNKSPDIERRKCENGGSYSQWTSWGPCSKTCYGGEQTRSRYHSCDEPMMKETQFCGEQPSYGQWSFWSPCSVTCGVGKQTRRRPGFCGNDQNTEERVCGTKTCCELLEWSAWSACSTSCFTGQQSRTRATTCSNGVPISTELRDCNGGDGQYMEWSMWSQCPVTCGGAVQTRHRFHTCRKDSDTETKPCATTECPYFTEWTPWSTCSASCFQGVQMRNRECINGVAGYFGCVGEVVQTTDCTINPGSWSQWSSYTRCSATCNGGTQYRTRKHSCGLPDEVESISCNTHQGSWMEWDMWTTCSKTCGGGVRSRSRRHTCGQPKDTQIEACNQYSGSYSEWSMWSTCSKTCAGGTRTKHRHHSCGLNPQVASEPCNTYQGNYVQWSQWSECSATCGGGSKSRSRSHTCGFEPQYEQEDCTRGPCPYWTGWTTWSACSVTCGTGLQMRSRFCEEGVKGQPGCMGEPVDMKPCNAGDGMWMEWSQFSTCSATCNGGFMTRYRSHTCGKPNEVETLPCNTVVGTYGAWSQWGACSATCGGGSHVRRRLHSCGKPDEVQVEACNDNPGHYTEWSDFTPCSATCSGGTKSRKRHHTCGRQPEIETVICNTQPCAYWGGWSNYGPCSATCGEGTRTRSRQCHGGKPGNGLCFGIVEEPQSCNAGACCDWDWSGWSQCCSKTIYSGKSNIQIRMRGNQCGLEWEEKTRDCLPGMTSQFDCSNTRKIWSKTFR encoded by the exons ATGAAGATTTGCGTGGCAATTGCTGCGATTTGCCTTATGGCAACTGTTGCCAAAACAGAAGTCAGTGAATCTCAGATTTTTATGCAAGAGACAGTGAGAA GTCTTTTCTGCAGAATTGATGATGTCGGACGTGTGCCTTGTTTAAAAGGAAACATTACTGAAGAAAAATGCAAGAAGACGCCAGGATGTTGCTTTTCAATGGACGGCGAAACC GATGAAGTAAACTGCTTCAAAATGAATTCAAAGAAAATCGTCCGCCAGGAGGTCGAGGAAAACGAAATGTACGCTGCCTTCCTCATTGACGAAGAAGACAGACGCAAGGCTGGGGATATTACGGTCGATTATTACATCAACTGCTACTATGGACATTACTACACAGGCTGTGACAAAA TGTGCACATGGTATCCATGGGGAGCATGGAGCGGATGTGAAGGTAAATGTGGCGTTGCTCTTCAGAGACGATTCCGTCGATGCAAAGGTTGCGTTCCAGGCGAAGGAAACTGTATCGGTAACTCCGAAGAACACAAACGTTGTTCTCAACCAATAGGCCAAATTTGTGGATACTGGAGTGGATGGTCTGGTTACAGCACTTGCAGCGCATCATGTGGCAAAGGATACCGTACCAAAACAAGACAATGCAACGGTGGGGAATCCGGACAAGACG gATGTATTGGCACAACCACTGAAAAGGAAGAGTGCAATGGAGGAAGCGGATATTTCCACAGCTGGAGCCAATGGTCTGCTTGTTCTGCCAGTTGTGGTGGTGGCGTTAGAGTTAGAACTCAAATGCATTCATGTGGTTATGCACCAAATGAAGACCAGGAAACTTGCAACATCAGATCGTGTTGTGGAAAACTCGCATGGTCTTCTTGGACTCCCTGCAGCGTTACGTGTAACATG GGAACACAATCGCGAACAAGAAAAGACATCTGCCCATACATCGGGATCGAAAAAGAGACCAAAACTTGCCACGCAGGTCCAGGAAATTATGGAGCTTGGTCACCATGGGGAGCTTGCTCTCAGACATGCGCTGGTGGATACCAGAGAAGAGCCAAAGTTCACTCTTGTGGAGAAGCTGACCATTACGAAACACAATCTTGCGGATCTGCTGGACACTACCAACAATG GTCTGAATGGAGCTCCTGCTCACAGTCATGCATTGGCGGTATCAGAAGTCGCATGAGATCTCATACTTGTGGAAAACCCGTGGATGTTGAATCCGAACCATGTGGAAGTCCAGGAAACTACTACCAATGGCAAGCTTGGTCGGCCTGTTCATCTTCTTGTCCCGGTGGCGAAATGATCAGATACAGATTCCACCAATGCTCCGGAATTAAAGATGCTGAGAAACAACATTGCGGTCAAGCAG GTGGATACTCCAACTGGGGATATTGGTCAGCATGCAGTCAATCTTGCTATGGCGGATCCCGCACACGATTGAGATACCAAGTTTGTGGTGGACAAGAAGAT GTTGAATCTGAAAGTTGTGGTGGAGCCGGAGAATGGGGAGATTATTCGCCATGGAGCACATGCACTAAACAATGTGGAACCGGACAACGTTACAGAAGCCGTGTACACTCATGCC CTAACACGCTCGACGTATACCCCATGATCGCTTACTCCACCAATGGCGTCGAGAAACAAGAAGAATCTTGCAACACAAACCCGTGTTGTCAATACTATGAATGGACTGCTTGGTCTGGCTGCACAGTAACCTGTGGACAAGGAACTCAAACAAGAAAAAGGGAAAACAGCTGCCCAGCCATTGCTAGTAAAAGCGAAACACAA TACTGTTACGCCGGCGAAGGTGTTTACATGCCTTGGGGACAATGGAGTGCATGCTCTCAATCATGCCCAGGTGGGACTCGTCAGAGAAGACAAGCACACTCATGTGAAAAACCCGACCAAATCGAAACTCAATACTGCGGCGTTGATCCAGGATACGGACCATGGAGCGAATGGACTCCCTGCAGCAAAACATGCGGAGGTGGTTACACAATGAGACAACGTTACACCATCTGTGGAAACAAAGAAGCCGAAACCGAAACTAT gtCTTGCAATACTAACCCAGGCGTGTACTTGCCTTTCGGAGAATGGAGCCGTTGTTCTGCTACTTGTCCCGGTGGTCAAATGATCAGAGTAGCCAAGCACACTTGCGGTGGAGAAGAAAAAGTTGAGGTTGGAGAATGTGGAGGACCAGGCGGTTACGGAATATGGTCTACATGGGGATCTTGCAGCAGCACATGCAAAGGAGAACAG ACAAGATATCAAGTACATTCATGTGGTCTTACACCAAACTACGAAAAAAGAGTTTGTGGCCAAGGAGGATCATGGGGAGAATACACAAGCTGGTCCCAATGCTCTGCCAGCTGTTTTGGAG GCGTTCAATACAGACAGAGATACCACAGCTGCAACACCCAGGAAGAAGGTGGTATTGATCGGGATGAACGTGTTTGCGGTGACGCACCAAGCTACGGACCATGGAGCTACTGGGGACCTTGCTCGGTTTCTTGCGGCAAAGGTGTACAAAAGAGATCAGCAGTCGGAATTTGCggaaatgttgaaaaatatgag CAACGTACATGCGGAACTAAACAATGCTGCCAACTGTTGTCTTGGGGTCCATGGGGTGCATGCAGTGCCACCTGTTTCAACGGTCTTCAGGAAAGAACTAGAACTTCGACTTGCTCCAACGGCGTTCCCATTGGCATTGAACACAGAAACTGCAGCGGAGGAG atggtATGTACAACATGTGGTCATCATGGACATCATGTCAAATCATTTGCGGAGTCCAAACCATCCAAACTCGCAGAAGAACACACACATGTTTAACAACTGAAGATGTAGACTCACGTGATTGCCCAGTTGCTGTCTGCGCCAAATGGTCACCATGGGGACCCTGGAGTGCCTGTTCAAAATCATGCTATGAAG gATCTAAGACTCGCTCCCGATTCTGCATTCCCGGAACCGCAGGAGACTCTGACTGTGCCGGTGACTCATTAGAAACATTACCATGCTTGATATCCACAGGATCATGGACCAACTGGGGAGGATGGTCTTTATGCACT AAAACATGCAACGGTGGAACCATGTCACGAACAAGAACACACACTTGTGGCAAATCAAGCATGAAAGAAACGTCATATTGCAACACTCATCCAG GTGAATGGAAAATGTGGAGTGCATGGAGCGTCTGCACTAAAACTTGCGGTGGTGGATACAGAAAACGTTTCCGTGGACACACTTGCGGACAACCAGATGAGGTACTTACTGAAGACTGCAACACACACTCTGGAGAATACTTCAACTGGTCACAATGGTCCGTATGCACTCAGACATGCGCCGGAGGAAACCGAACAAGAATGCGCGAACACTCTTGCGGACTTCCCCCACAAGTTGTCGTTGAATCTTGCAACACTCAACAAGGAGAATTCTTGATGTGGTCTGCCTGGTCATCATGCTCTCAAACCTGTGGAGGAGGTACTCGTACACGATCACGAGGACACTCATGTGGATTAGGAAATCAACTTGATCAAGTG TCCTGCAACGAAGATATCTGCCCATACTGGTCTGGTTGGACTGCATGGAGCGCCTGTAGTGCCACCTGTTTGTCCGGATCTAGAACCAGATCTCGCGAATGTCAAGGCGGAGTAACAGGAATTGACGAAGGATGCCGTGGATCCAGAACAGAGGTTGAAGAATGCTTTGCTGGAGAAGGTGGTTGGTCTATGTGGAGCATGTGGACTATGTGCACTGCTACTTGCAACGGTGGATTCAGAACTAG AGAGCGCCTTCACTCATGCTCAGGAAGAATCGAAGTCACTCGTGAAGAATGTAACACTTCCCCAGGAGCCTACACCATCTGGTCAACATGGAGCACTTGTTCGAAATCGTGCGGATCCGGAATGAGATTCAGATCCCGTTCACACACTTGTGGGCTTCCAGATGAACAGGAAACTGGATACTGCATTGTCACTGAAG GGTACTACCTCGAATGGTCCCAATGGTCTGAATGCAGCGAAAAATGCAACGGAGGTGTCAGAACAAGAAGCCGATCCCACACATGCGGTGTCATAAGCTCTTTGGATGAAAGTGAACAATGCAACACCCACGCTTGTGCCTACTGGGGTGGTTGGTCTAACTATGGACCTTGCACACTATCTTGCGGACCAGGATCCTTCCAG acaCGTACACGTAAATGCATCGGTGGAAACCCAGGTGATGGCTATTGCTTCGAAGGCACAAGCAGTACTGTACCATGTGAAGAAT TGAACTGCTGTGACTGGGACTGGAGTGGATGGAGTCAGTGTTGCAGACAATCAAACGGAGCTCAAGTACGTCTTCGTATGCGAGGAAACAGTTGCGGTATGGGATGGGAGGAACAAACCGAAAATTGCGAACCAGGATTCGTAACAAGAATTTCATG ctCGAACGACGAGAAAGTATGGAGCGATGATAACGGAAGTACATCCTACCCAACTGCTATGGCATACAAGGAATTC tacatTCGCCTTTCCCCGAGTAGAAGTATGAGGCGATTATTTATCGCAATCTCTCTATGTCTGGCGGTATCGGTATCTGCAGAAGAAAATGGCGGCAAAACTTCGGAAGCTCTTGGAATGCTCCTCGAACGTGCGAAAG aAATGATGTGCGAAATACCTTCGAAGGAAAGAGAAAAATGTTTCAAGGGAAGAGTAACCAAAAGAAAATGCAACAGATTTTCGTTGTGCTGTTATGATGATAATGATCAA AAACCAGAATGCTACAAAGTCAGAGCTTTTCAAGAAGTTCACAATGAAATCGTAGAAGCTCAATTATATGAAGCTtcatatgaaaatgaagaagGAACGCAACGCAAAACAACAGATGCTCTATTGTTGATGAGTCTCAGATGCATGTATGATAAAACATATCCAGGATGCCAAG gTCATGTTCGTCCGCACACAAATGTAAGCCCAACATTCATTCCCGGAATCCCGGGCTACAGAGTTACAACGCAGCCACCGACACTACCAGTTGTTTCAACAACTTCCTCGCCAA AATGCCATTGGTGGCCATGGGGTGCTTGGAGCAATTGTGAAGGCTATTGTGGAGTCGGAGTCCAAAAAAGAATGCGCAGATGCAGCGGGTGCATACCCGGCGAAGGTCAATGCCTAGGAAACTGCTATAGTTACAA ACGATGCGCGAATCCAGCAGGACAAGCGTGCGCTTATTGGAGTGGATGGTCTGAATTCAGTGCATGCAGCACAACGTGTGGAGAAGGAACTCGCAAAAAGACAAGATCGTGCTATGGAGGAAAAGTTGGTGAAAAAG GTTGCCTAGGAGAACCAACAATATCTGAAACATGCAATGTGGGAGATGGACAATATCTCAACTGGGGAGAGTGGTCAACGTGTTCTGTATCGTGTGGTTCTGGATTCAAGACACGAAAACAG ATCCATACTTGTGACAAAGAACCAAACACTGAAGTGGAAACTTGTAACACCCAAGTTTGTTGTGGAAGACTTCAATGGAGTGCATGGACAGCATGCAGTGCTTCATGTAATAAG GGTTTTCAACTTCGCAAAAGATCCGATGTTTGTCCCGATATTCCAGAAGAAACTGAAACAACAGTTTGTGATGCAG GCCCCGGTAATTATGGTGACTGGTCTTTGTGGGGGGCATGTTCCTCAACATGTGAGGGTGGACAGCAGATTCGTCGAAGAAAACATTCATGTGGAATACAAGACGAAATTGAATCACGTGAATGTGGAAATACTGGATACTACATGACGTG GAGTGACTGGAGCACATGTTCCCAATCTTGTGTTGGCGGGCTACAAGTTCGAAATCGTCTGCATTCTTGTGGCAAACCCGAAGAATCTGAATCAAGGAAATGTGGAAGACCAGGCGAATACTCACCATGGCAGTCATGGTCCGCTTGTACCAAGTCATGTCCTGGTGGAACCATGTCTCGAGTACGATTTCACACGTGTAGTGATGAAAGTGATGTAAACACAATCGAATGCGGAAAAGATGCCGGATTCAGTAATTGGGGATTTTGGTCCGCATGCAGTTCATCTTGTCCAGGAGGAAGAAAAACAAGATCGCGATATGGAATTTGTAGCAACGAACACGAG ACGGAGACTGAATCTTGTGGGGCATCGGGATCGTGGGGTGACTACTCATCTTGGAGTGTCTGTACCAAACATTGCGGTGGAGGAATGACATATCGAACAAGAATTCATTCTTGTC CAACTACTTTGCCAGGAAATGGCAGTTCTGGTActgaaagagaagaaaaagcTTGTAACACAAAACCATGTTGCTCATACAACGTATGGTCACCGTGGTCTGCATGTTCAGTAACTTGTGAATTCGGAACGCAAAAAAGATACAAGACTAATACTTGCCCCGAGATTCCCAAAGAAGCGGAGACTATG TTCTGCAATGCTGGTCCGGGACAATATGGTGAATGGAGCGCCTGGTCAACTTGCTCGTCTTCTTGTCCTGGTGGACAACAGACTCGAGTTCAGAAACATTCCTGTGGGAGAGATGATTCCGTTGAAACAAGATTTTGCGGAGAAGATGCAGGATATGGAGCATGGCAACAGTGGTCAACATGCAGTAAAACATGTGGTGGAGGAGTATCGATTAGACAAAGATTTCATATTTGTGAACGTAAAGATGCAGAAACAGAAACCAG aaTTTGTAACGATGAACCAGGATCATACTTACCTTTTGGAGCATGGAGTCGATGTTCAAAAACTTGTCCGGGTGGACAGAAAATTCGATATGCTAAACATACTTGCGGTTTGAAAGACAAGGTCGAAGTTGAAGAATGTGGAGGCCCAGGAGAATTCATGGATTGGAGTCAATGGACTCAATGTAGCAGTACATGTAATGGTGAACAG ATGCGAACAAGGTTCCATTCATGTAACAAGTCACCTGATATTGAAAGACGTAAATGTGAAAACGGAGGATCGTACAGTCAGTGGACATCATGGGGCCCTTGCTCTAAAACATGTTATGGAG GTGAACAAACCAGATCGCGTTATCACTCTTGTGATGAGCCAATGATGAAAGAAACCCAATTTTGTGGCGAACAACCCAGCTATGGACAGTGGAGCTTTTGGTCACCTTGTTCAGTTACATGCGGGGTTGGCAAACAAACAAGACGACGACCAGGATTTTGTGGAAATGATCAAAATACAGAG GAAAGAGTATGTGGTACTAAAACCTGTTGTGAACTTTTGGAATGGAGTGCATGGTCTGCTTGTAGTACATCGTGCTTCACTGGACAACAAAGTCGAACGCGTGCTACCACTTGCTCAAACGGTGTTCCAATTTCCACTGAACTTAGAGATTGCAATGGCGGAG ATGGGCAGTACATGGAGTGGTCGATGTGGTCACAATGCCCTGTTACATGCGGAGGAGCAGTCCAAACAAGACATCGTTTTCATACTTGCCGAAAAGATTCGGATACTGAAACTAAGCCATGCGCGACAACTGAATGCCCATACTTTACAGAATGGACACCTTGGTCAACGTGCTCAGCATCTTGCTTTCAAG gTGTTCAAATGAGAAACAGAGAATGTATAAATGGAGTTGCTGGTTATTTTGGATGTGTAGGAGAAGTTGTACAAACAACTGATTGTACAATCAACCCTGGTAGTTGGAGCCAGTGGTCATCTTACACACGATGCTCG GCAACGTGCAATGGCGGAACACAATATCGAACTAGAAAACATTCATGTGGTCTACCAGATGAAGTCGAGTCAATATCATGCAACACGCACCAAG GTTCTTGGATGGAATGGGACATGTGGACAACATGCTCAAAAACATGTGGTGGCGGCGTACGTAGTAGAAGTCGTCGTCATACATGTGGACAACCAAAAGATACTCAAATAGAAGCATGTAACCAATACTCAGGATCTTACAGTGAATGGTCTATGTGGTCAACATGCTCCAAAACTTGCGCTGGGGGCACTCGCACAAAG CATCGACATCACTCATGCGGACTAAACCCTCAAGTCGCCTCAGAACCTTGCAATACATATCAAGGAAATTACGTACAATGGAGTCAATGGAGCGAATGTTCCGCTACATGCGGTGGAGGATCAAAATCAAGGAGTAGATCACATACCTGTGGCTTTGAACCCCAATATGAGCAAGAG GACTGTACCCGAGGTCCATGCCCATACTGGACCGGATGGACAACATGGAGTGCTTGCTCCGTCACATGCGGTACGGGATTGCAGATGAGATCACGATTTTGTGAGGAAGGTGTGAAAGGGCAACCAGGTTGCATGGGAGAACCAGTGGACATGAAACCTTGTAATGCAGGAGATGGAATGTGGATGGAATGGAGTCAATTTAGTACATGTAGTGCAACCTGCAACGGTGGTTTTATGACAAG ATACCGTTCCCATACATGTGGCAAGCCTAATGAAGTCGAGACGCTTCCTTGTAATACTGTTGTGGGAACTTATGGTGCGTGGTCACAATGGGGTGCGTGTAGCGCCACATGTGGAGGCGGAAGCCATGTAAGGAGAAGATTACACTCTTGTGGAAAACCCGACGAGGTTCAGGTCGAAGCATGTAATGATAACCCAG GTCATTATACTGAATGGTCCGACTTTACGCCATGTTCCGCAACTTGTAGTGGTGGAACGAAATCACGTAAACGTCATCATACCTGTGGAAGACAGCCTGAAATTGAAACTGTCATCTGCAATACTCAGCCATGCGCCTACTGGGGAGGTTGGAGCAATTATGGACCTTGTAGCGCCACATGCGGCGAAGGAACAAgg acACGATCTCGGCAATGTCACGGAGGTAAACCGGGCAATGGACTCTGCTTTGGAATTGTAGAAGAACCACAAAGTTGCAACGCTGGTGCCTGTTGCGATTGGGACTGGAGTGGCTGGAGTCAATGTTGTTCTAAGACAATATACTCCGGAAAAAGCAATATTCAAATTCGAATGAGAGGAAACCAGTGTGGCCTGGAGTGGGAAGAAAAAACACGAGATTGTCTTCCGGGGATGACATCCCAGTTTGATTG ctcAAATACAAGGAAAATTTGGTCGAAGACCTTCAGATGA